One window from the genome of Magnolia sinica isolate HGM2019 chromosome 4, MsV1, whole genome shotgun sequence encodes:
- the LOC131242840 gene encoding probable sugar phosphate/phosphate translocator At3g17430 isoform X1: MISKPLLLTYLYLLIYILLSSGVILYNKWVLSPKYFNFPLPITLTMIHMGFSGAVSFFLVRVVKVVAPVKMTFEIYATCVIPISAFFASSLWFGNTAYLHISVAFIQMLKALMPVATFLMAVICGTDILRCDVFLNMVLVSVGVVISSYGEIHFNIVGTVYQVTGIFAEALRLVLTQVLLQKKGLTLNPITSLYYIAPCSFLFLFVPWYLLEKPAMEVSQIQFNFWIFFSNALCALALNFSIFLVIGRTGAVTIRVAGVLKDWILIALSTIIFPESTITGLNIIGYAIALLGVVMYNYLKIKDGRASNQLLVETVPERVSKEWKLDKKSSDLYPNNGNNGNGGGNNGGNGLSLDSSVDEEAPLITSSRLSHIGRSQLSSSSSSYNA; this comes from the exons ATGATCAGCAAGCCACTTTTGTTGACCTATCTATATCTACTAATCTACATACTTCTCTCTTCTGGAGTCATTTTGTACAACAAG TGGGTTCTCTCACCAAAATATTTCAATTTTCCACTTCCTATAACGCTTACTATGATTCACATGGGATTTTCTGGCGCGGTATCATTCTTTCTAGTTCGCGTTGTCAAG GTTGTAGCACCTGTCAAGATGACATTTGAAAT ATATGCAACATGTGTGATTCCCATTAGTGCCTTCTTTGCATCAAGCCTTTG GTTTGGTAACACTGCTTATCTCCACATTTCAGTGGCTTTTATACAGATGCTCAAAGCCCTAA TGCCAGTGGCAACATTTCTCATGGCTGTTATTTGTGGCACTGACATATTAAGGTGTGACGTATTCTTGAACATGGTGCTGGTCAGTGTTGGAGTCGTCATTTCCTCATACGGGGAAATTCATTTTAATATAGTCGGGACAGTTTACCAGGTCACGGGCATATTTGCAGAAGCTCTTAGGCTGGTCTTAACTCAGGTCCTCCTCCAAAAGAAAGGCTTGACTCTAAATCCCATCACCAGTTTATATTATATAGCTCCCTGCAG TTTCCTGTTCTTATTTGTACCATGGTATTTACTGGAGAAGCCGGCAATGGAGGTTTCACAGATTCAATTCAATTTCTGGATATTCTTTTCGAATGCTCTCTGTGCTCTAGCCttgaacttctcaatattcttagTAATTGGTAGAACTGGAGCGGTCACCATCCGGGTTGCTGGTGTTCTGAAGGATTGGATATTAATCGCCCTTTCTACAATTATATTTCCAGAGTCAACAATAACTGGACTGAACATTATTGGCTATGCAATtg CTCTATTAGGTGTTGTCATGTACAACTACTTGAAGATCAAGGATGGCCGTGCATCAAATCAACTTCTGGTGGAAACTGTACCTGAAAGAGTATCAAAG GAGTGGAAGTTGGACAAGAAATCATCGGATCTATACCCCAATAATGGGAATAATGGCAATGGCGGAGGCAATAATGGTGGGAATGGTTTGTCATTGGATTCTAGCGTGGACGAAGAAGCGCCCCTTATTACGTCCTCAAGGCTGTCTCACATTGGCCGAAGCCagctcagcagcagcagcagcagctacaATGCGTGA
- the LOC131242840 gene encoding probable sugar phosphate/phosphate translocator At3g17430 isoform X2 → MCLLWVLSPKYFNFPLPITLTMIHMGFSGAVSFFLVRVVKVVAPVKMTFEIYATCVIPISAFFASSLWFGNTAYLHISVAFIQMLKALMPVATFLMAVICGTDILRCDVFLNMVLVSVGVVISSYGEIHFNIVGTVYQVTGIFAEALRLVLTQVLLQKKGLTLNPITSLYYIAPCSFLFLFVPWYLLEKPAMEVSQIQFNFWIFFSNALCALALNFSIFLVIGRTGAVTIRVAGVLKDWILIALSTIIFPESTITGLNIIGYAIALLGVVMYNYLKIKDGRASNQLLVETVPERVSKEWKLDKKSSDLYPNNGNNGNGGGNNGGNGLSLDSSVDEEAPLITSSRLSHIGRSQLSSSSSSYNA, encoded by the exons ATGTGTTTGTTG TGGGTTCTCTCACCAAAATATTTCAATTTTCCACTTCCTATAACGCTTACTATGATTCACATGGGATTTTCTGGCGCGGTATCATTCTTTCTAGTTCGCGTTGTCAAG GTTGTAGCACCTGTCAAGATGACATTTGAAAT ATATGCAACATGTGTGATTCCCATTAGTGCCTTCTTTGCATCAAGCCTTTG GTTTGGTAACACTGCTTATCTCCACATTTCAGTGGCTTTTATACAGATGCTCAAAGCCCTAA TGCCAGTGGCAACATTTCTCATGGCTGTTATTTGTGGCACTGACATATTAAGGTGTGACGTATTCTTGAACATGGTGCTGGTCAGTGTTGGAGTCGTCATTTCCTCATACGGGGAAATTCATTTTAATATAGTCGGGACAGTTTACCAGGTCACGGGCATATTTGCAGAAGCTCTTAGGCTGGTCTTAACTCAGGTCCTCCTCCAAAAGAAAGGCTTGACTCTAAATCCCATCACCAGTTTATATTATATAGCTCCCTGCAG TTTCCTGTTCTTATTTGTACCATGGTATTTACTGGAGAAGCCGGCAATGGAGGTTTCACAGATTCAATTCAATTTCTGGATATTCTTTTCGAATGCTCTCTGTGCTCTAGCCttgaacttctcaatattcttagTAATTGGTAGAACTGGAGCGGTCACCATCCGGGTTGCTGGTGTTCTGAAGGATTGGATATTAATCGCCCTTTCTACAATTATATTTCCAGAGTCAACAATAACTGGACTGAACATTATTGGCTATGCAATtg CTCTATTAGGTGTTGTCATGTACAACTACTTGAAGATCAAGGATGGCCGTGCATCAAATCAACTTCTGGTGGAAACTGTACCTGAAAGAGTATCAAAG GAGTGGAAGTTGGACAAGAAATCATCGGATCTATACCCCAATAATGGGAATAATGGCAATGGCGGAGGCAATAATGGTGGGAATGGTTTGTCATTGGATTCTAGCGTGGACGAAGAAGCGCCCCTTATTACGTCCTCAAGGCTGTCTCACATTGGCCGAAGCCagctcagcagcagcagcagcagctacaATGCGTGA